The Pyruvatibacter sp. HU-CL02332 genome includes a window with the following:
- the recO gene encoding DNA repair protein RecO: MDWSDEGIVLHVRPHGESSAILELLTRDHGRHMGLVRGGGSKRMRGVLQPGNTLSVTWRARLQEHLGNYTAEPVAQRVATVLADRQALAGLTSSAALASAVLPEREAHPRVYDGLTILLDALDTPETWPAILVRWELGLLEDLGFGLDLSACALTGETENLAYVSPRSGRAVTAEAAGTYKERLLPLPPFLTGGGQASAEDVQDGLRLTGFFLEKRVFAPSDKQLPVPRIGLAEALAATEGR; the protein is encoded by the coding sequence ATGGACTGGTCCGATGAAGGCATCGTTCTGCACGTGCGCCCTCACGGCGAAAGCTCGGCCATTCTCGAGCTTCTGACACGGGATCATGGCCGTCACATGGGACTGGTTCGGGGGGGAGGCTCCAAACGCATGCGCGGCGTGCTGCAGCCGGGAAACACGCTGAGCGTCACTTGGCGGGCACGGCTGCAGGAGCATCTGGGGAATTATACCGCAGAGCCGGTGGCACAACGCGTGGCAACCGTGCTGGCGGATCGTCAGGCGCTCGCAGGTCTTACCTCATCGGCAGCGCTGGCGAGTGCTGTCCTGCCGGAACGCGAGGCACATCCGCGGGTGTATGACGGGCTGACCATTCTCCTGGATGCGCTTGATACCCCGGAAACCTGGCCGGCCATCTTGGTGCGCTGGGAGCTTGGCTTGCTTGAGGATCTCGGCTTTGGGCTTGATCTGTCAGCCTGTGCCCTAACCGGTGAGACGGAGAATCTGGCCTATGTCTCTCCACGATCCGGTCGTGCTGTCACCGCTGAAGCGGCCGGGACGTACAAGGAGCGGCTGCTACCGCTGCCCCCATTTTTGACCGGTGGCGGGCAGGCAAGTGCGGAGGATGTTCAGGACGGCCTGCGTTTGACCGGGTTTTTCCTGGAAAAGCGGGTTTTTGCGCCCTCGGACAAGCAATTGCCAGTGCCGCGTATCGGGCTTGCTGAGGCCCTTGCCGCCACTGAGGGGCGCTAG
- the parC gene encoding DNA topoisomerase IV subunit A — translation MSKPTTPPEDARPIALREALEERYLAYALSTITQRALPDVRDGLKPVQRRLLFAMRQLKLDPNTGFKKCARVVGEVIGRYHPHGDQSIYDALVRLAQDFAQRYPMVEGQGNFGNIDGDNAAAMRYTESRMTEVARLMLDGLDEDTVDFRDTYDGEDEEPVVLPGAFPNLLANGTTGIAVGMATSIPPHNAAELVDASLHLIKQPNARDETLLKYVPGPDFPTGGVLIEPAENIAEAYRTGRGSFRLRARWTREDTGRGGYQIVVTEMPYQVQKARLIERVADLLQAKKLPLLGDIRDESAEDVRLVLEPKVRTIDPEVLMESLFRGTDLEVRIPLNMNVLSATQVPQVMSLKDVLRAFLDHRRVVLQRRTNFRLGKIAHRLEVLEGYLAAYLNLDEVIRIIREEDEPKKELIKAFKLTDVQAEAILNMRLRSLRKLEEMEIKGEHKELTAERKTLNALMKSETKQWETISGELKELKKTFGPKTDIGRRRTELTDAPDVDEAAVVEELTVKEPITVVCSESGWIRSMKGHTDDTSTLKYKTGDGPRFAVHAQSTDKIILFATNGRFYTLDAAKLPGGRGFGEPVSVMVDLGDGETIVSLFVHKPGRQLLVASQTGYGFVVPEDEIIAMTRKGKQTLNLASGDEAQTCVTADGDTIAVMGENRKLLLFPLEQVNQMTRGRGVRLQRYKDGGLRQAKVFTLKEGFQWRDGGGQKTIDAKALKDWRGDRAQAGRLPPTGFPKRDWITFDGSVQSEL, via the coding sequence ATGAGTAAACCCACGACACCACCCGAAGACGCCCGCCCGATTGCCCTGCGAGAGGCGCTTGAAGAGCGGTATCTGGCCTATGCCCTGTCCACCATTACCCAGCGTGCGCTGCCGGACGTGCGGGACGGGCTGAAGCCAGTTCAGCGGCGGCTTCTGTTCGCCATGCGGCAACTCAAGCTGGACCCCAATACGGGCTTCAAGAAATGCGCTCGTGTGGTGGGTGAAGTCATTGGCCGCTACCACCCCCATGGTGACCAGTCGATTTATGACGCGCTGGTGCGGCTCGCTCAGGATTTTGCCCAGCGCTACCCGATGGTTGAAGGTCAGGGCAACTTCGGAAACATCGACGGCGATAACGCTGCCGCCATGCGATACACCGAAAGCCGGATGACCGAGGTCGCCCGGTTGATGCTTGACGGCCTTGATGAAGACACTGTCGATTTTCGCGATACCTATGACGGCGAAGACGAAGAACCGGTGGTTCTGCCGGGCGCCTTTCCCAATCTGCTGGCAAATGGCACAACCGGGATTGCTGTTGGTATGGCGACCTCCATTCCACCGCACAATGCAGCGGAACTGGTGGACGCGTCGCTGCATCTCATCAAGCAGCCCAATGCGCGCGATGAAACGCTGCTAAAATATGTGCCGGGGCCTGACTTTCCCACCGGCGGCGTATTGATTGAGCCGGCTGAGAACATAGCCGAGGCGTATCGGACCGGGCGCGGGTCCTTCCGACTGCGCGCGCGCTGGACACGTGAAGACACGGGGCGGGGCGGCTATCAAATCGTCGTCACCGAGATGCCGTATCAGGTTCAAAAGGCGCGGCTGATCGAGCGGGTTGCTGATCTGCTGCAGGCCAAGAAGCTGCCGCTGCTCGGAGACATTCGCGATGAGTCCGCGGAAGACGTACGGCTGGTGCTGGAACCCAAAGTCCGGACGATTGATCCCGAAGTCCTGATGGAAAGTCTTTTTCGGGGAACCGACCTTGAGGTTCGTATCCCCCTCAACATGAATGTGTTGAGCGCCACGCAGGTCCCGCAGGTGATGAGCCTCAAGGACGTGCTGCGGGCCTTTCTTGACCATCGCCGGGTCGTGCTTCAGCGGCGGACGAATTTCCGGCTCGGCAAGATCGCCCACCGGCTGGAGGTTTTGGAAGGCTACCTTGCGGCCTATCTCAACCTTGATGAAGTGATCCGGATCATCCGTGAAGAGGATGAACCGAAGAAGGAACTGATCAAGGCTTTCAAGCTGACTGACGTTCAGGCTGAAGCCATTCTCAATATGCGGCTGCGTTCTTTGCGCAAGCTGGAAGAGATGGAAATCAAAGGCGAACACAAGGAACTGACGGCAGAGCGCAAGACGCTCAACGCCTTGATGAAGTCTGAGACCAAGCAGTGGGAGACGATTTCCGGCGAGCTGAAGGAACTGAAAAAGACCTTCGGTCCCAAGACCGATATTGGCCGCCGTCGTACCGAGCTGACCGATGCGCCCGATGTGGATGAGGCAGCTGTTGTTGAAGAGCTGACGGTCAAGGAACCCATTACGGTCGTGTGCTCGGAAAGCGGCTGGATCCGCTCCATGAAGGGGCATACGGACGATACATCGACGCTCAAATACAAGACCGGGGACGGGCCGCGTTTCGCCGTCCATGCGCAATCCACAGACAAGATCATTCTGTTTGCCACCAATGGCCGGTTCTACACGCTGGATGCAGCCAAACTTCCCGGCGGTCGCGGTTTTGGTGAGCCCGTGTCTGTGATGGTTGATCTGGGCGACGGTGAAACCATTGTGTCGTTGTTTGTGCACAAGCCGGGCAGACAATTGCTGGTGGCGTCACAAACGGGGTACGGGTTTGTTGTGCCGGAAGACGAGATCATTGCCATGACCCGCAAGGGCAAGCAGACATTGAACCTGGCGTCAGGCGATGAAGCGCAAACCTGCGTCACTGCTGACGGGGACACGATTGCGGTCATGGGTGAAAACCGCAAATTGCTCTTGTTCCCACTGGAGCAGGTCAATCAGATGACCCGCGGACGCGGTGTGCGATTGCAGCGCTACAAGGATGGTGGCCTACGTCAGGCCAAGGTCTTCACGTTGAAGGAAGGCTTCCAGTGGCGCGATGGCGGGGGTCAGAAAACGATCGATGCCAAGGCGCTCAAGGATTGGCGCGGTGACCGTGCGCAGGCTGGGCGGTTGCCGCCGACCGGGTTCCCCAAACGCGACTGGATTACGTTTGACGGCTCGGTACAGAGCGAGCTGTAG
- a CDS encoding TRAP transporter large permease subunit: MGVADILDIAMFATACIFLLAGFPVAFTLAGTALIFAVLGAMLGVFDLSFLRAFPQRIFGTMTNETLIAVPLFVFMGVMLERSKVAEELLENMSRLFGTMRGGLGISVTIVGALLAASTGIVGATVVTMGLLSLPTMLKRGYDPALATGSIAAAGTLGQIIPPSIVLVLLGDVMSSAYQNAQLSMGNFSPDALSVGDLFAGALLPGLMLVGLYITYQLMMAFFKPSSSPALEASELANQPGLGPILQALIPPVLLIVAVLGSILTGVATPTEAAAVGAVGATLLAGYRQPLLDIAGHTDAPALRGGIIRMLSKAHMGGIWPPVLAAASVLGLFVLTSNFDLRLGLNTDSSTLQIARGAAYILCAIVAWGMYVSLLRTLSNGCLGQVVRTTTEITSMVFVILVGAALFSLVFRGLGGDDTVHEFLNSMPGGVVGAMIIVMLVMFFLGFFLDFIEITFVVVPVVAPVLLMMGVDPIWLGVMMAINLQTSFLTPPFGFALFYLRGVAPPEVKTTDIYRGAIPFVIIQLLALVILSVFPEIATWLPEIVFG, encoded by the coding sequence ATGGGCGTTGCTGACATTCTCGACATTGCGATGTTCGCAACCGCGTGCATCTTTTTGCTGGCAGGATTCCCCGTCGCTTTCACGCTGGCTGGCACGGCACTGATCTTTGCCGTGCTGGGCGCGATGCTCGGCGTCTTTGACCTGTCATTCCTGCGTGCGTTCCCACAGCGCATTTTTGGAACCATGACCAATGAAACACTGATCGCAGTGCCGCTCTTTGTGTTCATGGGCGTGATGCTTGAGCGCAGCAAGGTTGCCGAAGAGCTTCTGGAAAACATGAGCCGCCTGTTCGGCACCATGCGTGGCGGCCTTGGCATTTCAGTCACCATTGTTGGTGCCCTGCTTGCTGCTTCAACCGGCATTGTGGGTGCAACGGTCGTGACCATGGGGCTGCTTTCCCTGCCCACCATGTTGAAGCGTGGCTATGACCCTGCCCTTGCCACCGGATCAATTGCCGCCGCTGGGACACTTGGCCAGATCATTCCACCGTCCATCGTGCTGGTGCTCTTGGGCGACGTCATGTCCAGCGCCTATCAGAATGCCCAATTGTCCATGGGCAACTTTTCACCCGATGCACTGTCCGTAGGTGACCTGTTTGCCGGGGCCCTGCTGCCCGGTCTGATGCTGGTGGGTCTCTACATCACCTACCAATTGATGATGGCATTCTTCAAACCCTCATCATCACCTGCCTTAGAGGCGTCAGAGCTGGCAAACCAGCCGGGCCTGGGGCCCATCCTTCAGGCCCTCATTCCACCGGTCCTGCTGATTGTTGCTGTGCTTGGTTCGATCCTGACCGGTGTCGCCACGCCGACTGAAGCGGCTGCCGTTGGCGCAGTCGGCGCCACGCTACTGGCAGGATATCGCCAGCCCCTGCTCGATATCGCCGGCCACACCGATGCCCCTGCCCTGCGCGGCGGCATTATCCGCATGCTGTCTAAGGCGCATATGGGCGGCATCTGGCCGCCGGTTCTTGCAGCCGCATCCGTTCTCGGCCTCTTTGTCCTGACGTCAAATTTCGACCTGCGCCTGGGGCTCAACACCGACAGCTCGACCCTGCAGATCGCCCGTGGCGCGGCGTACATACTTTGCGCGATCGTTGCCTGGGGCATGTATGTGTCCCTGCTCCGCACCCTGAGCAATGGCTGCCTGGGACAGGTGGTGCGCACCACCACCGAGATCACGTCGATGGTGTTTGTCATCCTCGTGGGCGCTGCCCTGTTCAGCCTCGTATTCCGAGGGCTTGGTGGCGACGATACGGTGCACGAATTCCTGAACTCGATGCCCGGTGGTGTCGTCGGCGCGATGATCATCGTCATGCTGGTGATGTTCTTCTTAGGATTCTTCCTCGACTTCATCGAAATCACATTTGTGGTGGTACCGGTGGTGGCACCGGTCCTGCTGATGATGGGCGTTGATCCCATCTGGCTCGGGGTGATGATGGCCATCAACCTGCAGACATCGTTCCTGACCCCGCCCTTCGGCTTTGCGCTGTTCTATCTGCGTGGGGTCGCACCGCCCGAGGTCAAGACCACCGACATCTATCGCGGCGCAATCCCTTTCGTGATCATTCAGCTCCTTGCTCTGGTCATATTGTCGGTGTTCCCTGAGATCGCCACTTGGCTGCCCGAAATCGTGTTCGGCTAA
- a CDS encoding TRAP transporter small permease subunit — translation MTRLIALIDGLNNRIGRTVSWLALIMVVVQFVIVVQRYVFGIGSIWMQESIVYMHGFLFMLAAGYTLLHNGHVRVDVFYREATPRRKAMTDLFGVIFFLLPMCIAVAWLAWPYVSNSWAIFEGSKETSGIHGVYLLKTVIIIFAGLVALQGVSLAAHSVRILMGHEEPSPEAPPELM, via the coding sequence GTGACACGCCTCATCGCCCTCATTGATGGACTGAACAACCGGATCGGACGCACGGTCTCGTGGCTGGCCCTGATCATGGTTGTCGTGCAGTTCGTCATTGTTGTGCAGCGCTATGTCTTCGGCATCGGCTCCATCTGGATGCAGGAATCGATCGTCTACATGCATGGATTCCTGTTCATGCTGGCCGCCGGGTACACCCTGCTCCACAACGGTCATGTGCGGGTCGATGTCTTCTACCGGGAAGCGACGCCGCGACGTAAAGCCATGACAGATCTGTTCGGCGTGATCTTCTTCCTTCTGCCCATGTGCATTGCCGTTGCCTGGCTGGCCTGGCCGTACGTATCCAATTCATGGGCGATTTTTGAAGGGTCCAAGGAAACAAGCGGTATCCATGGTGTGTATCTGCTCAAGACGGTGATCATCATTTTCGCCGGCCTCGTTGCTCTTCAGGGCGTGTCTCTTGCCGCACATTCCGTCCGCATTCTGATGGGACACGAAGAACCGAGCCCTGAAGCTCCACCGGAGCTCATGTAA
- a CDS encoding TRAP transporter substrate-binding protein: MKRRDFLTGAAVTGAAAATLAVAGCDNASTTTASTETTPASPAILTGKRKLKMVTTWQKNFPGLGTSAERVAKRIEDATDGQVSIKVYAAGELVPAFECFDAVSTGTADCYNGAEYYWQGKSVGFSFFTAVPFGMTANELTAWIYHGGGQELWDELSAQFNLKGFLSANTGVQMGGWFNKRIESLEDLKGLKIRMPGLGGEVLRQLGAAAVSLPGPDIYQALQTGAIDATEWVGPWNDLAQGFYKVTKYYYWPGFHEPGAALATVFNKDVFESLTKSQQGIIQNVCHTEHDYTLAEFNHNNSAALDTLLRDHGVILEKFSDEVFAGFRDASATVLEEASKESEIAGRIYKSFRENLDNSIRWTRISEEAYVNMRTGNEG; this comes from the coding sequence ATGAAACGCAGGGATTTCCTGACCGGCGCCGCCGTTACCGGTGCCGCTGCCGCTACGCTGGCTGTTGCCGGCTGTGACAACGCCTCAACGACGACCGCCAGCACAGAAACAACGCCTGCGAGCCCGGCCATTCTGACCGGCAAGCGCAAGTTGAAAATGGTGACGACCTGGCAGAAGAATTTTCCAGGACTGGGCACATCCGCTGAACGCGTCGCCAAACGCATTGAAGACGCGACCGACGGCCAGGTCTCCATCAAGGTCTACGCCGCCGGTGAACTGGTCCCAGCCTTTGAGTGCTTTGACGCTGTCTCCACCGGCACAGCTGACTGCTACAATGGGGCTGAGTACTACTGGCAGGGCAAGTCCGTCGGGTTCTCATTCTTTACCGCTGTCCCCTTCGGCATGACGGCCAATGAACTAACCGCCTGGATCTACCACGGTGGCGGACAGGAGCTGTGGGACGAACTCTCGGCCCAGTTCAACCTCAAGGGCTTTCTGTCTGCCAATACCGGCGTGCAGATGGGCGGTTGGTTCAACAAACGCATTGAAAGCCTCGAAGACTTGAAAGGCCTCAAGATCCGCATGCCGGGTCTTGGTGGCGAAGTGCTCCGTCAGCTCGGCGCCGCCGCCGTCAGCCTTCCGGGTCCGGACATTTATCAGGCCCTGCAGACCGGCGCCATCGACGCAACCGAATGGGTCGGCCCCTGGAACGACCTGGCGCAGGGTTTTTACAAAGTCACCAAATACTACTACTGGCCCGGCTTCCATGAGCCCGGTGCTGCCCTTGCGACTGTCTTCAACAAGGACGTGTTTGAGAGCCTCACAAAGTCACAGCAGGGCATCATCCAGAATGTCTGCCACACCGAGCACGACTACACCCTGGCCGAGTTCAACCACAATAACTCAGCCGCCCTGGACACGCTCCTGCGCGACCATGGCGTCATCCTTGAAAAATTCTCGGATGAGGTTTTTGCAGGTTTCCGCGATGCTTCTGCCACTGTGCTGGAAGAAGCCTCGAAGGAAAGCGAAATCGCCGGACGCATCTACAAAAGCTTCCGCGAGAACCTGGACAACTCCATCCGTTGGACGCGCATCTCTGAAGAAGCCTACGTCAACATGCGCACCGGCAATGAAGGCTAG
- a CDS encoding arginyltransferase, giving the protein MTHPGKTAPRFYLTAEAPCPYLEGKLERKVFTHLLDVDANTINSMLTGAGFRRSQTIAYKPACDGCSACVSVRIPVDIFAPSTSQRRIIKKNTDLERVPREPIATEPQFELLHTYLQDRHANGGMSDMDEDDFSAMVEETTVDTLIFEYWTRSDLTDETQEPLGRQKLVGASVTDVIDDGLSMVYSFFDPSESARSLGSYMILDHVKKAREMGLPYVYLGYWIDDCRKMAYKAKYQPLEALTMDGWAPLAPPSDTTSNA; this is encoded by the coding sequence GTGACACACCCGGGCAAAACCGCCCCGCGATTTTATCTGACCGCTGAAGCCCCCTGCCCGTATCTGGAAGGAAAGCTTGAGCGAAAGGTGTTCACCCATCTCCTCGATGTGGACGCCAATACGATCAATTCCATGCTCACCGGTGCCGGTTTCAGGCGCAGCCAGACCATTGCCTACAAGCCCGCTTGCGATGGATGTTCAGCCTGCGTCTCTGTTCGCATCCCCGTCGATATATTTGCACCCTCCACGTCTCAACGCCGCATCATCAAGAAGAACACGGATCTCGAACGCGTGCCCCGTGAGCCGATTGCCACCGAGCCCCAATTCGAGTTGCTGCACACCTACCTTCAGGATCGCCACGCCAATGGCGGCATGTCGGACATGGACGAGGACGACTTCTCCGCCATGGTGGAAGAGACCACCGTCGACACGCTCATTTTTGAATACTGGACCAGGTCTGACCTGACCGATGAAACCCAGGAACCGCTGGGCCGCCAGAAGCTTGTAGGCGCGTCCGTCACGGACGTCATCGATGATGGTCTGTCCATGGTGTACAGCTTTTTCGACCCATCAGAATCAGCCCGCAGCCTGGGCAGCTACATGATTTTGGATCATGTGAAGAAAGCCCGCGAAATGGGTCTGCCCTATGTCTATCTGGGCTACTGGATAGATGACTGCCGGAAGATGGCCTACAAGGCCAAATATCAGCCGCTGGAGGCCCTTACCATGGATGGCTGGGCACCCCTCGCACCTCCGTCTGACACCACTTCCAACGCCTGA
- a CDS encoding SLC13 family permease, whose protein sequence is MEADFSHVWQMWVVFAAIIVAIAAYASEDIPLELTSLALVAGLLAFFHIFPVEVGAGNNLLDARVLLAGFADPALIAVLALLVVGQGLFQTGALEDLAQLSNANATRAPYLTLGVMLVVVLIVSGFMNNTPVAVIFIPVVSALAAKAAVSSSKMMIPLSYASILGGMTTLIGSSTNLLASGAAERAGMDRIGFFDFTIPGMFLAAVGIVYVAGILPRLLPSRANLAQEMEGSGKQFIAQLQLGYGHPMVGSKATGGMFPALKNITVRMVQRGEHAFLPPFEDLVLRPGDTLIIAATRATLTESLKQDPEIFQGLIHQDGGPSDPDDGDEQRPVRDLMLAESIVAPGSRLIGRNVEQAGFRMETDCIVLGVQRRSRMIRARMSDIRLEAGDVLLIVGTRESVRGLRTSRDVLLLEWSATEIPDLSNARKAQIILGGTVAAAAFGIVPIAVAAVLGAFAMIASGCLNIRQGSRAIDRQIFLLVGAALALGTSLEMTGGATYIAQQVITVFASLGPAVVLSVFFLLVAILTNVLSNNATAVLFVPIAISTANGLGVDPMVFVYAVIFAANCSFATPMGYQTNLLVLGPGHYKFSDFMKAGAPLVIILWLAFSLFAPWYYGL, encoded by the coding sequence ATGGAGGCCGATTTTTCTCACGTCTGGCAGATGTGGGTGGTGTTTGCTGCGATCATCGTGGCCATCGCCGCCTATGCCTCGGAAGACATTCCCCTTGAGCTGACATCCCTTGCGCTTGTCGCGGGGTTGCTTGCCTTTTTCCATATCTTCCCGGTCGAAGTTGGCGCTGGTAACAACCTTCTGGATGCCCGCGTGCTGCTGGCCGGGTTTGCGGACCCTGCCCTTATCGCAGTGTTGGCGCTGCTGGTGGTCGGTCAGGGCCTGTTCCAGACCGGCGCCCTTGAAGACCTGGCCCAGCTCAGCAATGCAAACGCGACACGCGCGCCCTACCTCACCCTCGGCGTCATGCTTGTGGTTGTCCTGATTGTCTCAGGCTTCATGAACAACACGCCCGTCGCCGTGATCTTCATCCCGGTCGTCAGTGCCCTTGCAGCCAAGGCAGCGGTCTCATCCTCCAAGATGATGATCCCGCTCTCCTATGCGTCGATCCTCGGCGGCATGACCACGCTTATCGGGTCATCCACCAACCTGCTGGCCTCCGGTGCTGCCGAGCGAGCGGGAATGGACCGCATCGGCTTTTTTGACTTCACCATACCGGGCATGTTCCTTGCCGCCGTCGGCATTGTGTATGTGGCTGGCATCCTGCCCCGACTGCTTCCCTCTCGGGCCAATCTCGCGCAGGAAATGGAAGGCTCAGGCAAACAGTTCATTGCCCAGCTTCAATTGGGCTATGGCCACCCAATGGTTGGAAGCAAAGCCACCGGCGGCATGTTTCCGGCCCTCAAGAACATCACAGTCCGCATGGTTCAACGCGGCGAGCATGCATTTCTGCCACCCTTTGAAGATCTGGTTCTGCGCCCGGGCGACACACTGATCATCGCGGCCACCCGCGCGACGCTGACTGAGTCCCTCAAGCAGGACCCTGAGATTTTTCAGGGCTTGATCCATCAGGATGGCGGCCCCAGTGACCCTGACGACGGGGACGAGCAGCGCCCGGTTCGCGACCTCATGCTCGCCGAAAGCATCGTTGCCCCGGGCTCGCGCCTTATCGGTCGCAATGTAGAACAGGCGGGTTTCCGGATGGAAACCGATTGCATCGTACTCGGTGTTCAGCGCCGCAGCCGTATGATCCGTGCCCGGATGAGCGACATACGTCTTGAGGCCGGTGACGTGCTGCTGATTGTCGGTACCCGCGAAAGCGTGCGCGGTCTGCGTACCAGCCGCGACGTCCTGCTGCTTGAGTGGTCTGCGACCGAAATTCCAGACCTAAGCAACGCCCGCAAGGCGCAGATCATTCTTGGTGGCACGGTCGCAGCAGCTGCCTTTGGCATTGTTCCCATTGCCGTTGCTGCCGTTCTTGGCGCCTTCGCCATGATCGCCTCAGGCTGCCTCAACATCCGTCAGGGTTCACGTGCCATCGACCGGCAGATTTTCCTGCTGGTGGGTGCAGCTCTTGCTCTTGGCACGTCGTTGGAAATGACCGGCGGGGCAACCTATATCGCCCAGCAGGTTATCACTGTGTTTGCGTCTCTGGGGCCGGCAGTGGTGCTGTCCGTGTTCTTCCTGCTGGTGGCCATCCTCACCAACGTCCTGAGCAACAACGCAACCGCCGTTCTGTTTGTACCCATCGCCATCAGCACGGCAAACGGGCTAGGCGTCGATCCTATGGTCTTTGTCTATGCTGTGATCTTCGCGGCCAACTGCTCTTTCGCCACCCCCATGGGCTACCAGACCAACCTCTTGGTCCTTGGTCCGGGTCACTACAAATTTTCGGACTTTATGAAGGCAGGCGCGCCACTGGTGATCATTCTGTGGCTTGCTTTTTCTCTCTTCGCACCATGGTATTATGGTCTGTAG
- a CDS encoding RDD family protein, which produces MTTVDRAGPVHWRDASGADAIHIDADRYPELFDGILKKRFMAFVIDWLLLAVATVFLTIVFVVLGVLTFGLAWAALPFATPLMWLAYFTFTIGSPSSATPGMRFMGIEVRTWDGARPEYLQGALQTLVFYLSWSTTIILFLFPFFNKRRRCLHDYLIGTVVINSPSSIPPDAQVISH; this is translated from the coding sequence ATGACGACGGTTGACCGCGCAGGTCCGGTACACTGGCGAGATGCCTCTGGTGCCGACGCCATCCATATTGATGCGGATCGCTACCCGGAGCTGTTCGACGGTATCCTGAAAAAGCGCTTTATGGCCTTCGTCATTGACTGGCTCCTTCTGGCGGTCGCCACCGTATTTCTCACGATTGTCTTCGTGGTGCTTGGCGTTTTGACGTTCGGACTGGCCTGGGCTGCCCTGCCATTTGCAACGCCGCTTATGTGGCTGGCCTATTTCACCTTCACCATTGGCAGTCCGAGTTCGGCCACTCCGGGCATGCGCTTCATGGGTATCGAGGTCCGGACATGGGACGGCGCACGGCCTGAGTATCTGCAGGGCGCATTGCAGACGCTGGTGTTCTATCTCTCCTGGTCAACGACCATCATTTTATTCCTGTTCCCATTCTTCAACAAACGCCGACGCTGTCTGCATGACTATCTGATTGGAACGGTTGTCATTAACTCGCCGTCCAGCATTCCGCCCGATGCGCAGGTGATTTCTCACTAG
- a CDS encoding flagellar motor protein MotB produces MSSNEQPIIIKRVKKAAHGHHGGAWKIAYADFVTAMMAFFLLMWLISMTTPEQKDGLADYFAPPNISRSNSGSGGILAGTAHDSRGAKEGGAITAVVVSIAPPAQKEDEGKDKGETPGEGQIGDKKEDGAEMAHESQLLIDNGEAKQEARSFARAEMSIRQSLNDLPELAELSKHIIIDETPEGLRIQLVDQEGRSMFPAESAVPYERTRVLLDAIGKTLNLLPNRITIGGHTDSTPMSTGDDYTAWELTSERANAARRVLMENGLDGNRVYQVAGKSDSEPLFPEDPFMAANRRISIVLLREAPVLPPSQMR; encoded by the coding sequence ATGTCGAGCAACGAACAGCCGATCATCATCAAGCGGGTCAAGAAAGCCGCACACGGCCACCACGGTGGCGCGTGGAAGATCGCCTACGCCGACTTCGTGACCGCCATGATGGCCTTTTTCCTGCTCATGTGGCTGATCTCCATGACCACGCCCGAGCAAAAAGACGGGCTGGCAGATTACTTCGCGCCCCCAAACATCAGCCGCTCAAACTCAGGCTCCGGTGGCATTCTCGCCGGTACAGCCCATGACAGCCGCGGTGCCAAGGAAGGCGGCGCGATCACAGCTGTTGTCGTCTCCATCGCCCCGCCGGCACAGAAGGAAGACGAAGGCAAGGACAAGGGCGAGACACCTGGTGAAGGCCAAATCGGCGACAAGAAAGAAGATGGCGCTGAAATGGCTCATGAGAGCCAGTTGCTGATCGACAATGGCGAAGCAAAACAGGAAGCCCGTTCTTTCGCACGCGCTGAAATGTCGATCCGACAGAGCCTCAATGATCTGCCGGAACTCGCAGAGCTTTCCAAGCACATCATCATTGATGAAACACCCGAAGGCCTGCGTATCCAGCTTGTGGACCAGGAAGGCCGGTCCATGTTCCCGGCCGAAAGCGCTGTGCCTTACGAGCGCACCCGGGTCCTGCTGGACGCCATTGGCAAGACGCTCAATCTGCTTCCCAACCGCATAACCATCGGTGGTCATACCGATTCAACGCCCATGAGCACCGGCGACGACTACACCGCATGGGAACTCACCTCCGAGCGTGCCAATGCCGCGCGGCGTGTGCTTATGGAAAACGGCCTTGATGGCAATCGCGTCTATCAGGTTGCCGGCAAGTCGGATTCCGAGCCGCTGTTCCCGGAAGACCCGTTTATGGCTGCAAACCGGCGCATTTCCATTGTGTTGCTGCGCGAAGCCCCGGTTCTGCCGCCAAGCCAGATGCGCTAG